One Acidimicrobiia bacterium genomic window, TTGTCGCGGCCGTCCTTGTTCTTGAGCTGAGAATGCCAGGCGTTCATTCCCTCAAGGAAAAGCGTCGGGTCCTCGCCAGGTTGGTCACGTCGGTTCGGTCTATCGCCGACGTGGTCACAGCCGAGGTAGGCCATCAGGACACCTGGCAGCGAACAGAACTTGCCGTGGCTTTTGTCTCGTCCAGC contains:
- a CDS encoding DUF503 domain-containing protein; the protein is MPGVHSLKEKRRVLARLVTSVRSIADVVTAEVGHQDTWQRTELAVAFVSSSLLVVDSMVLNVVECAENQLEIELVSSSISYLEPPEA